In one Saimiri boliviensis isolate mSaiBol1 chromosome 3, mSaiBol1.pri, whole genome shotgun sequence genomic region, the following are encoded:
- the HSD17B13 gene encoding 17-beta-hydroxysteroid dehydrogenase 13 isoform X2, with the protein MNTVLEILLLLITIIYSYLESLVKFFIPRRRKSVAGEIVLITGAGHGIGRQTAYEFAKRQSRLVLWDINKHGVEETAAGCRKLGVTAHAYVVDCSNREEIYSSVNQVKKEVGDVTIVVNNAGTIYPADLLSTKDEEITKTFEVNILGHFWITKALLPSMMERNHGHIVTVASVCGHKVIPYLIPYCSSKFAAVGFHRGLESELEALGKTGIKISCLCPVFVNTGFTKNPSTRLWPVLETDEVAKNLIDGILTNKKMIFVPSYLNIFLMLQKFLPERALAIVNRMQNIQFEAVIGHKVKMK; encoded by the exons ATGAACACTGTCCTGGAAATCCTTCTGCTTCTGATCACCATCATCTACTCCTACTTGGAGTCATTGGTGAAGTTTTTCATTCCTCGGAGGAGAAAATCTGTGGCTGGGGAGATTGTTCTCATTACCGGAGCTGGGCATGGAATAGGCAGGCAGACTGCCTACGAGTTTGCGAAACGACAGAGCAGACTGGTTCTTTGGGATATTAATAAG CATGGTGTGGAGGAAACCGCAGCTGGGTGCAGAAAGCTAGGTGTCACTGCGCATGCGTATGTGGTAGACTGCAGCAACAGAGAAGAGATCTATAGCTCTGTAAACCAG GTGAAGAAAGAAGTGGGTGATGTAACAATCGTGGTGAATAATGCTGGGACAATATATCCAGCTGATCTTCTTAGTACCAAGGATGAAGAGATTACCAAGACATTCGAGGTCAACATCTTAGGACATTTTTGG ATCACAAAAGCACTTCTTCCATCGATGATGGAGAGAAATCATGGCCACATCGTCACAGTGGCTTCAGTTTGCGGCCACAAAGTGATTCCTTATCTCATCCCATATTG TTCCAGCAAGTTTGCTGCTGTTGGCTTTCACAGAGGTCTGGAATCAGAACTTGAAGCCTTGGGAAAAACTGGTATCAAAATCTCATGTCTCTGCCCAGTTTTTGTGAATACTGGGTTCACCAAAAATCCAAGCACAAG ATTATGGCCTGTGTTGGAAACAGATGAAGTTGCAAAAAATCTGATAGATGGAATACTTAccaataagaaaatgatttttgttcCATCATATCTCAATATCTTTCTGATGCTACAGAA gTTCCTTCCTGAACGTGCCTTAGCGATTGTAAATCGTATGCAGAATATTCAATTTGAAGCAGTGATTGGCCACAAAGTCAAAATGAAATGA
- the HSD17B13 gene encoding 17-beta-hydroxysteroid dehydrogenase 13 isoform X3 yields the protein MALSSSHTTVSRYAKKRAFQHGVEETAAGCRKLGVTAHAYVVDCSNREEIYSSVNQFQKVKKEVGDVTIVVNNAGTIYPADLLSTKDEEITKTFEVNILGHFWITKALLPSMMERNHGHIVTVASVCGHKVIPYLIPYCSSKFAAVGFHRGLESELEALGKTGIKISCLCPVFVNTGFTKNPSTRLWPVLETDEVAKNLIDGILTNKKMIFVPSYLNIFLMLQKFLPERALAIVNRMQNIQFEAVIGHKVKMK from the exons ATGGCCCTAAGTAGCAGCCACACCACTGTCTCCCGATACGCAAAGAAACGGGCTTTTCAG CATGGTGTGGAGGAAACCGCAGCTGGGTGCAGAAAGCTAGGTGTCACTGCGCATGCGTATGTGGTAGACTGCAGCAACAGAGAAGAGATCTATAGCTCTGTAAACCAG TTTCAAAAGGTGAAGAAAGAAGTGGGTGATGTAACAATCGTGGTGAATAATGCTGGGACAATATATCCAGCTGATCTTCTTAGTACCAAGGATGAAGAGATTACCAAGACATTCGAGGTCAACATCTTAGGACATTTTTGG ATCACAAAAGCACTTCTTCCATCGATGATGGAGAGAAATCATGGCCACATCGTCACAGTGGCTTCAGTTTGCGGCCACAAAGTGATTCCTTATCTCATCCCATATTG TTCCAGCAAGTTTGCTGCTGTTGGCTTTCACAGAGGTCTGGAATCAGAACTTGAAGCCTTGGGAAAAACTGGTATCAAAATCTCATGTCTCTGCCCAGTTTTTGTGAATACTGGGTTCACCAAAAATCCAAGCACAAG ATTATGGCCTGTGTTGGAAACAGATGAAGTTGCAAAAAATCTGATAGATGGAATACTTAccaataagaaaatgatttttgttcCATCATATCTCAATATCTTTCTGATGCTACAGAA gTTCCTTCCTGAACGTGCCTTAGCGATTGTAAATCGTATGCAGAATATTCAATTTGAAGCAGTGATTGGCCACAAAGTCAAAATGAAATGA
- the HSD17B13 gene encoding 17-beta-hydroxysteroid dehydrogenase 13 isoform X1: MNTVLEILLLLITIIYSYLESLVKFFIPRRRKSVAGEIVLITGAGHGIGRQTAYEFAKRQSRLVLWDINKHGVEETAAGCRKLGVTAHAYVVDCSNREEIYSSVNQFQKVKKEVGDVTIVVNNAGTIYPADLLSTKDEEITKTFEVNILGHFWITKALLPSMMERNHGHIVTVASVCGHKVIPYLIPYCSSKFAAVGFHRGLESELEALGKTGIKISCLCPVFVNTGFTKNPSTRLWPVLETDEVAKNLIDGILTNKKMIFVPSYLNIFLMLQKFLPERALAIVNRMQNIQFEAVIGHKVKMK, encoded by the exons ATGAACACTGTCCTGGAAATCCTTCTGCTTCTGATCACCATCATCTACTCCTACTTGGAGTCATTGGTGAAGTTTTTCATTCCTCGGAGGAGAAAATCTGTGGCTGGGGAGATTGTTCTCATTACCGGAGCTGGGCATGGAATAGGCAGGCAGACTGCCTACGAGTTTGCGAAACGACAGAGCAGACTGGTTCTTTGGGATATTAATAAG CATGGTGTGGAGGAAACCGCAGCTGGGTGCAGAAAGCTAGGTGTCACTGCGCATGCGTATGTGGTAGACTGCAGCAACAGAGAAGAGATCTATAGCTCTGTAAACCAG TTTCAAAAGGTGAAGAAAGAAGTGGGTGATGTAACAATCGTGGTGAATAATGCTGGGACAATATATCCAGCTGATCTTCTTAGTACCAAGGATGAAGAGATTACCAAGACATTCGAGGTCAACATCTTAGGACATTTTTGG ATCACAAAAGCACTTCTTCCATCGATGATGGAGAGAAATCATGGCCACATCGTCACAGTGGCTTCAGTTTGCGGCCACAAAGTGATTCCTTATCTCATCCCATATTG TTCCAGCAAGTTTGCTGCTGTTGGCTTTCACAGAGGTCTGGAATCAGAACTTGAAGCCTTGGGAAAAACTGGTATCAAAATCTCATGTCTCTGCCCAGTTTTTGTGAATACTGGGTTCACCAAAAATCCAAGCACAAG ATTATGGCCTGTGTTGGAAACAGATGAAGTTGCAAAAAATCTGATAGATGGAATACTTAccaataagaaaatgatttttgttcCATCATATCTCAATATCTTTCTGATGCTACAGAA gTTCCTTCCTGAACGTGCCTTAGCGATTGTAAATCGTATGCAGAATATTCAATTTGAAGCAGTGATTGGCCACAAAGTCAAAATGAAATGA